ACAAAAATGTCGTGATCAACATGGCGGGTATCACGGACGATATTTATAAAAAACAGACCCTGGAAAAAGCGGATGCGTTAAAGAACCGGGCTGCGGACATGTGCGGGCAGGTCCTGGAGATTCTGGATTCCCGGTCGTGATGCCGGATGTGTGACGGCCTCAGGCTCCGCTGTTCCCAGACATCTGAAATCCGAACGCCAGGGGATAATGTCCAAAGCCATGTGCCTATTTTGTATTGACAGGGGGATGTATTTATAATACAGCTATATCGAAGCTATAAAAGAGGCAAACAACACATTTCAGGAGGGTTACATGAGAGAGGTAGTTATTGCAAGTGCGTGCAGAACGGCCATCGGCAGATTCGGCGGGTCTCTGGCTCCGTTGAGCGATATTGATTTCGGACCCATTCCCATCAAAGAGGTCATCAAGCGGGCTGGGTTGACCGGGGATCAGATCGATGAGGTGATTTACGCGTCCGGGTATCGTACCGGAGATTTGCCCATCAACTCCGCCCGGGTGGTGGCGGTGAAAGCCGGCATTCCCCAGGAAAAACCCCAGTTCACCATCTCCAAGGCGTGTGCCGGCAGTATCAAAGCCACGACCCTGGCGGCCCAGGTGATCAAATCCGGGGATGCGGATATCATTGTGGCCGGCGGCATGGAAAGCATGAGCAATGCCACATTCATGCTCAAGAAAGCCCGGTGGGGATACCGTTTAGGCCATGGCCAGCTCCAGGATCAGCTGATTCTGTTTGATCCCTTGAGTGGGAACACCATGGGAGAAACCGCTGAAAATGTGGCGGAAAAATACAATGTATCCAGAGAAGATCAGGATGAATTCGGTCTGAGAAGCCAGCAACTGGCGGAAAAAGCCATTAAGGAAGGCAAATTCAAGGAACAGATCGTGCCCGTGGAGGTTCCCCAGCGCAAAGGCGATCCCAAAATATTTGACACGGATGAACATCCGAGGTTCGGCACTACCATGGAATCCCTTCAAAAGCTCAAACCCGCCTTCAGAAAAGGGGGCACGGTCACGGCCGGCAGCTCCAGCGGCATGAACGACGGGGCATCCGCCCTGGTGGTCATGGCAAAGGACAAAGCCGATCAACTGGGCATCAAACCCATGGCATCCATTGTGTCCTATGCATCGGCTGGTGTGGATCCGGCCCTCATGGGTATCGGTCCCATCCCGGCCACCCGCCTGGCTCTGGAAAAAGCCGGACTCACCATGAACGATATCGGCCTGATCGAGCTCAATGAGGCGTTTGCCTCCCAGGCCCTGGCATGTATGCGGGAACTGGACATGGATATCAACAAGGTCAATGTCAACGGCGGTGCCATTGCCCTGGGGCACCCGGTGTCTGCCAGCGGCGGCGCTATTCTGACCAAGCTTCTGTATGAAATGGAAGCCCGGGATGTCAGGTACGGCCTGGCCACCCTGTGTATCGGAGGCGGCCAGGGCATGGCCCTGATCGTGGAAAGAAAATAAGTTGCTGAGAAACGCTTGACAACAAAGGGCACATCTGGTTAGTGAATCAGGTGTGCCTTTTTTATTGAAATGCCGGTATGATCAAAATAATTTTAACAGGCCTGTGTGTTGTGTGCATGTTTCTGACCGGCTGTGATTCCAAGCCGGAGACCTATCTGGCGGCACAGATTGACGAGAACGAGTATGACCCTGAAAAATGGGGGGATGCTTACCCGTTGCACTATGAATCCTGGCTCAAGACAAAAGAACCCAAGCCCGTGGACAAAAGCCGGTACAAACGCGGATGGGATACGGATGAAGTGGTGTATGACAAGCTCAGTGAATTTCCGTTTCTGGGCATTTTATACAAAGGATGGGGATTCGGCATCGAGTACAATGAACCCAGGGGGCATTTTTACGCGGTGACCGACCAGATCGAGATCGATTCATCCCGGGTGGCTTCCGGCGGGGTGTGCCTGGCCTGCAAAACGCCTTTCCACAGAAAAATGACCGAAACCCACGGCCTGGATTACTTAGGCAAACCATACCTGGAAGCCCTGGATATGCTGCCGGAAAAACTGCGGGAACTGGGACCGGCCTGTTATGACTGTCACCTGCAGGATCCTCTGGAGCTGACCTTTAAAAAAGACCATCTGGAAAAAGGCCTGGAAATGATCGGCAAAAAAGATCCCTCCCGGCAGGAACTGCGGATCCTGGCCTGTGCCCAGTGTCACATTACCTATTCCGTGCCCAAGGACAAGAACAACAAAGTGGCCGGTGATGTCACCATGCCCTGGCGCAACGGCCAGTGGGGAAATATCGCCATCGAAGGCATCATTGATGTGCTTTTGACCGATGAATTCCGCCTGGAATGGGTCCAGGAGATTACCGGATTCAAGATGCCGTTTATCCGCCATCCGGAGTTTGAACTGTTTTCCCGGGGCAGCGTGCATTTCAAGTCCGGGGTGGCCTGTGCCGACTGTCATATGCCGTTCACCCGGTCCGGCAGTTATAAAATCTCGGATCATAATGTGACCAGTCCCTTGAAAGCGGACCTCAGGGCCTGCGCCCAGTGCCATACCCAGTCCAAAGAATGGCTCACGGATCAGATTTTCCATACCCAGGACCGGACCACATCATTGATTCTCAGGGCCGGATACGGCACCGCCACCTGCGCCCGGCTGTTTGAAACCCTGCACCAGGCCCAGGCTAAGGGTGCAGCCGTGGACAACGCGGTTTACAGCAAGGCCAAAGATTTTTACATGCAGGCGTTTTTACGCATCGTGTTCATCAACGCGGAAAACTCGGTGGGATTTCACAATGCGGCTGAAGCCGGCCGGGTGCTCGGAGATGCCGTTGCCTTTGCCGGAAAAAGCGAATCCCTGCTCAGGCAGCTTCTGGCCGGTGTGGGCATGGATCCGGGCCTGGAAGTGGCCCTGGATTTAGGAGAGACCCTGAACAACAGGGGTGAGGCAAAACTGAACTTCAGGCCGGAACAGGAATTTACCGATCCCTTCGGCATCCAGGACAAGCTGTTGTCTGAACATGCCAAAGGCCTGTAACCGCAACATAACCACAAAACAAAAAGAGGTCCTGCGGCAGACGGACTTTGCCGCAGGACCTCTTTTTGGCTCAAGTGCCCGGGACTTTGTATTTCTGGGGCCTGGCTTTTTTGGGAAACAGGGCCGTGGTGATTCTGGGTGCCAGTTCAAATAAAAGAATGCCGATCATGGCTGAAGACAGGATGAAAACCCCGCTGAGCACCCGGATGGTGTCAACGGCCATGCTGGCGATGATCACGGAAAATTCCCCCCGCTGGGTAAAAGACAGCCCGGCCCGCACAGATACTTTTTTGGACAGCCCGTAGAATCTGGCCCCGTAATACCCGGTAATGATTTTGCCGGCAATGGACCAGACCAGCAGAACGACGAGCAAAGGAATCATGGGAACCCCGTCCCCAAAGGTGATGGTGGTGCCGAAATAAAAAAAGAACAAAGGCAGAAACAGGTCTCGCACCGGCAGAATCGCATGTTCCAGCGGTTCGGTGCGCTGTGCTTCCGCCAGGATGATGCCGGCCAGAAACGCGCCCAGCACTTCGGACAGGTTCAGCAGCAGGGCCAGGCCTCCGTAGGCAAGGGCAATGCCCACCACCAGGAGGATGAAAATGTCCTGGCTCCTGTACCGGTCCACAAAGCCGCCCAGCCGGCTGAAGATGAGATGCCCGATGACCACGGCACCGATGATCAGGCCGACGATTTTGGCAAGGATTATTCCGAATGTCACACCGGTCATGGCCGTGCCCGCGGTCAGGCCCACCAGAACGGCCACGGCAATGGGTGCCACAAGGTCTTCAAAGATCAGAAGGCCCAACAGAAATTCGGACTCCGGATTGGCCATGCGTTTTGAGCTCTCCAGGATTTTGGCGGTGATGGACGAGGAGGTGGCATATACCACACCGCCCATGAGAAAGGATGTGATCCAGTTCAGGCCGAAAAACAGGCAGATGCCCATGGTCACAAACAGATTGAGACACACATCCAGGGTACCGGCCGGGGCCACTTTTTTAGCGATCCCAGCCAGGCGGCGCATGGGAAACTCCATGCCCAGCATGAAAAATAAAAGCACGATGCCCACCTCTCCGGCCAGGTGCAGCAGGTGGCTGCCGGAAAAATACCCGCCCAGGCCGATGCCCAGCAGAATATAGAGCACCACCCCGGGGATCCGAATTTTCATACCGATGAATCCCACGGCAAACAGGAGAATGAAAATACCTCCGGCAATGAACAGAACAGGGAAATGAACGTCCCCCATCAATGGTCTCCTTCCGTGGATGCTCCTCTGGCCATGGCTTCAAACCGGCGGATCTGGTCTCTTTTTCCCGCGGCCATGACCGTGTCCCCGGCTTTGAGCACCTCATTGATATCCGGGCTCACGATCATGTCG
Above is a window of Desulfotignum balticum DSM 7044 DNA encoding:
- a CDS encoding acetyl-CoA C-acetyltransferase — encoded protein: MREVVIASACRTAIGRFGGSLAPLSDIDFGPIPIKEVIKRAGLTGDQIDEVIYASGYRTGDLPINSARVVAVKAGIPQEKPQFTISKACAGSIKATTLAAQVIKSGDADIIVAGGMESMSNATFMLKKARWGYRLGHGQLQDQLILFDPLSGNTMGETAENVAEKYNVSREDQDEFGLRSQQLAEKAIKEGKFKEQIVPVEVPQRKGDPKIFDTDEHPRFGTTMESLQKLKPAFRKGGTVTAGSSSGMNDGASALVVMAKDKADQLGIKPMASIVSYASAGVDPALMGIGPIPATRLALEKAGLTMNDIGLIELNEAFASQALACMRELDMDINKVNVNGGAIALGHPVSASGGAILTKLLYEMEARDVRYGLATLCIGGGQGMALIVERK
- a CDS encoding ammonia-forming cytochrome c nitrite reductase subunit c552 — protein: MIKIILTGLCVVCMFLTGCDSKPETYLAAQIDENEYDPEKWGDAYPLHYESWLKTKEPKPVDKSRYKRGWDTDEVVYDKLSEFPFLGILYKGWGFGIEYNEPRGHFYAVTDQIEIDSSRVASGGVCLACKTPFHRKMTETHGLDYLGKPYLEALDMLPEKLRELGPACYDCHLQDPLELTFKKDHLEKGLEMIGKKDPSRQELRILACAQCHITYSVPKDKNNKVAGDVTMPWRNGQWGNIAIEGIIDVLLTDEFRLEWVQEITGFKMPFIRHPEFELFSRGSVHFKSGVACADCHMPFTRSGSYKISDHNVTSPLKADLRACAQCHTQSKEWLTDQIFHTQDRTTSLILRAGYGTATCARLFETLHQAQAKGAAVDNAVYSKAKDFYMQAFLRIVFINAENSVGFHNAAEAGRVLGDAVAFAGKSESLLRQLLAGVGMDPGLEVALDLGETLNNRGEAKLNFRPEQEFTDPFGIQDKLLSEHAKGL
- a CDS encoding cation:proton antiporter is translated as MGDVHFPVLFIAGGIFILLFAVGFIGMKIRIPGVVLYILLGIGLGGYFSGSHLLHLAGEVGIVLLFFMLGMEFPMRRLAGIAKKVAPAGTLDVCLNLFVTMGICLFFGLNWITSFLMGGVVYATSSSITAKILESSKRMANPESEFLLGLLIFEDLVAPIAVAVLVGLTAGTAMTGVTFGIILAKIVGLIIGAVVIGHLIFSRLGGFVDRYRSQDIFILLVVGIALAYGGLALLLNLSEVLGAFLAGIILAEAQRTEPLEHAILPVRDLFLPLFFFYFGTTITFGDGVPMIPLLVVLLVWSIAGKIITGYYGARFYGLSKKVSVRAGLSFTQRGEFSVIIASMAVDTIRVLSGVFILSSAMIGILLFELAPRITTALFPKKARPQKYKVPGT